Below is a window of candidate division WOR-3 bacterium DNA.
TAAGAACGGGGTTCTCGCTGGGCACCTTCATAACCGCCAGACCGCGTACCTGATGGGTGAACCGGTTTCAGGAAACGGAAGGGCAATATCCTATCGATTTGCACCCATAGTCAGGATGAGCAACACATTTATCGAGCCGCGCGACAAGACCCTTGAGGAGCTTTTGGATGGGGTTGAGTATGGTCTTTATCTTGCAGGGAGCCGGGGTGGCATGACCGAGCTGGAAACATTTACATTCTCCTCCCAGTACGCTTATCTCATTGAGAATGGTAGGATTACGAAGATGGTCAGGGATGCAACTCTTTCAGGGAATGTCTTTCACACCCTGCGAAACATTGATGGGATTGGGAATGATTTGGTACTTTATGGCGGATTAGGAGGCTGCGGAAAGGGCGGCCAGAGCCCCTTGCCCGTGGGCTTGGGTGCGCCTCATATTCGCATTAGGAATGTGGTAATTGGTGGAAGGTAGAGCGGGAATGAGAGGAGAAGTTCTTGAAATGGTCCGACCGTTGGTAGAGGAGGCAGAGGTTTTTGAGAGCGAAACAGACCAACTGGCGATTGAGTTTCGTCAAGGCAAGCTTTTTTCCCAGGAGAGAAGGTCGGGGCGGGGCTGGGGTTTGCGGGTGATTAAGGATGGCAAGGTGGGATTTGCTGCCGGTACCAATCCAGACAAGCTCGGCGAGATGGTTAAGGCGGCAATTGCTGCCAGTGTCCATGGGAACAGAGCCGGGTTTGATTTGCCGAAGCCGGCTGAATTAAAGCCGGTAAAAATTTTTGAAAATCGGGTGATGTTAGTTACAGCCGATAAAATGGTGAGCTGGGGCAAGGAGTTGATTGATGCCTTGGGTTCGCGGGTACCAGAGTTGAAACTGGATGTGGAGTTTGGGCGGACTTATCGGGAAGTGGGGTTGGCTAATACAGCAGGAATAGATTATGCCTTTCAGCGGGTTGAGTTTGATGTGACCGTGACCGGACTTTTGGTGCAGGATGGGCTCTTTTGGTTAGGGGATTATGTTAATCTCTCTTCAGGGGCGCATTTTCCCTTGCACGAGGTGGTGGGACGAATGGAATTGTTGGCGCGGTTGGCAAAGGAACGGGTGGTTTTGCCCTCAGGAGATTATCCGGTAGTGGTGATGCCAACCGCCCTACCTGCGCTTCTGGCGCCGCTCCTGACAGGTGTAAATGGTAAGTACAAAGAAAAAGGCGTATCTCCTTTGATTGGTAAAGAGGGAAGCAAGGTTTTAAGCCAGGAAATAACGCTCATTGACAATCAGGTGCGACCATTTGGAATGGCAACAGCCCCCTTTGATGGTGAAGGGGTGCCAGCAAGAAAAAATGTTCTATTTGATAGGGGTGTGTTTAAAGGGTTTCTCTTTGATATTGCAACCGCTGCTGCCTCCGGTGCTGAATCAACCGGTTCCGCGGTACGGAGTTACAAGAGGCTACCCCAGCCAGGCACGAGCAATATCGAGTTGAATCCAGGAACAGAGGAACTTGAGGGAGTAATAAGAGAGATGAAAACCGGTCTAGTGGTTTACAACTTTATCGGCGGGGGGCAGTCGAACCTTCTTGCCGGTGAGGTATCCTTGAATATTGCCTGTGGTTTCCGGGTAGAGAAGGGGGTGGTCGTGGGTAGAGTAAAGGATGTATGCATCGCGGGCAATGTGTATGAGATGTTTCAACGGGTGGAAGGGGTTGGTTCAACTCAGCGGGACCTGGGCAGTTATTTTCTGCCCTTTGTTAAGTTTTCAAGTTTAAAGGTAGCATCAAAGGATTAGGGGATTAAAATGCCTGCAACAAAAGGTAAGGAGCATAAAGGAAATGTGTTAAGGGTAGCGGCAGAGCAACTTTACTGGCGCTGTCCCGATAAATGGTTTAGTTTCCGGACCACCGACGAGATTAAAGTCTCTCGGGAGATTATCGGACAAGAGCGGGCGCTGGAGGCGTTGCAATTAGGGTTAGAGATTGAGGCGGTGGGTTATAACATCTTTGTCACGGGGCCCGCAGGGAGCGGGAGAAGGACAACGGTGGAGAAGCTGTTAGAAAAGGCAAAGCCAACACGCTCCCTCACGGATAAGTGTTATGTCTACAACTTTTCCAATCCTGACCAACCACGGCTTTTACTTTTACCTGCAGGTGAAGGCAGGTTGCTGCGCGAGGAGATGGAGGAACTGGTGGATTATCTTATAAAAAACATCCCCCGGCATTTTGAAGCGGAAGGTTATCAGAAGATCCGCCAGGATATTATTGACCGGTTCAAGGAAAAAGGGGCAAGTCGGGTAAGGGAGTTTGAAAGGAAGGTAGCGCAAGAAGGTTTTGCGTTGGTGCAGTCAGGACCGGTTGCCCGGCCAGAACTGGCGCCAATCGTTGAGAAGCAACCAGTGAGCGTGGATGTCCTCGACCGGCTGGTGGAGGAGGGGAAATTGACACCGGAGAGGGCAGCTGAACTCAAGAGCCGTTACCGGGAATTGAGCGCCGAACTTTTGGCGATATTCAAGGAACTGCGGGAGTATGAGCGCCAGGCTCGGGATGAACTTGCAAAGGTAGACAAAGACCTTGTTAACTCAATTATTGAGGAGCGAATTACCGAAATCAAGGAGCGACATCGGATTCGGAGAGGTCAGAAGAGCGAAGAGGAGAAAAATAGCAGGCAGGGCGGGTCTTCGCCACCTGATGATGTAATTGGTGAGTATCTTGATGGGGTGAAGGCAGCGGTAATTGAAGAAATTGACCTCTTCCGTCATAGGGGAGCAGAGGGTGAGGGGGGGACTCAGGCTACAGGTGGTGTTGACCCTTATTTGAAATTCCGGGTAAATGTGTTAGTGGATAACGGTGAGCAAAAGACCGCGCCGGTGGTGTTTGAAACCAACCCGAGTTATCGGAATCTTTTCGGTGCGATTGAGAGGGTTTGGGACCGTTCCGGTCAGTGGCGTACCGATTTCACCCACATTAAAGCAGGTTCGTTAGTGAGGGCGGATGGTGGTTTTTTAGTTGTTAACGCCCTCGATCTCCTCTTAGAACCGGGGGTATGGCCTAACCTCAAGCGAACCCTGCGTAACCGGCAGCTGGAAATTGCTGCATACGACCCTTTTGTTTCCCTTTTTGGTACAACCGCTTTAAAGCCCGAACCGATTCCC
It encodes the following:
- a CDS encoding metallopeptidase TldD-related protein, whose amino-acid sequence is MVRPLVEEAEVFESETDQLAIEFRQGKLFSQERRSGRGWGLRVIKDGKVGFAAGTNPDKLGEMVKAAIAASVHGNRAGFDLPKPAELKPVKIFENRVMLVTADKMVSWGKELIDALGSRVPELKLDVEFGRTYREVGLANTAGIDYAFQRVEFDVTVTGLLVQDGLFWLGDYVNLSSGAHFPLHEVVGRMELLARLAKERVVLPSGDYPVVVMPTALPALLAPLLTGVNGKYKEKGVSPLIGKEGSKVLSQEITLIDNQVRPFGMATAPFDGEGVPARKNVLFDRGVFKGFLFDIATAAASGAESTGSAVRSYKRLPQPGTSNIELNPGTEELEGVIREMKTGLVVYNFIGGGQSNLLAGEVSLNIACGFRVEKGVVVGRVKDVCIAGNVYEMFQRVEGVGSTQRDLGSYFLPFVKFSSLKVASKD
- a CDS encoding ATP-binding protein; this encodes MPATKGKEHKGNVLRVAAEQLYWRCPDKWFSFRTTDEIKVSREIIGQERALEALQLGLEIEAVGYNIFVTGPAGSGRRTTVEKLLEKAKPTRSLTDKCYVYNFSNPDQPRLLLLPAGEGRLLREEMEELVDYLIKNIPRHFEAEGYQKIRQDIIDRFKEKGASRVREFERKVAQEGFALVQSGPVARPELAPIVEKQPVSVDVLDRLVEEGKLTPERAAELKSRYRELSAELLAIFKELREYERQARDELAKVDKDLVNSIIEERITEIKERHRIRRGQKSEEEKNSRQGGSSPPDDVIGEYLDGVKAAVIEEIDLFRHRGAEGEGGTQATGGVDPYLKFRVNVLVDNGEQKTAPVVFETNPSYRNLFGAIERVWDRSGQWRTDFTHIKAGSLVRADGGFLVVNALDLLLEPGVWPNLKRTLRNRQLEIAAYDPFVSLFGTTALKPEPIPLDLKVIMIGDSLIYSLLAAYDEEFKKVFKVRADFDWEMELNAAAAQEYAQVIKVLCEKENLRPFDRSGVAQVIEYGVRLAGKQGKISTRFNVIADVLKEANYWAGKAGAKVVKGEHVHQAIEKRRQRVRMIEEKLQESIKKGLLFIDTKGKVQGQVNGLAVYELIEHSFAIPVRITAKVGVGSAGIISIDREAELAGPIHNKGLYIITGYLRSKYASDQPLILSASITFEQSYGGIDGDSASSTELYVLLSELAGLPLRQDLAVTGSVNQKGEIQPIGGVNEKIEGFFDVCAQKGLTGTQGVLIPKANLGDLMLREDVVKAVKEGRFHIYAVETIDQGIELLTGVPAGKPDRKGNYPPDTVNGRVKARLKELAEIFQRFRREEPRAEPKEVEGQRRAPVRRRRQT